The Streptomyces sp. JB150 genomic interval CCCCGGCCCGGTGCCGCGCAGCTCCGCCAGGGCGAAGGCGGTGCGCGCCTCCTCCAGCCCGTATCCCAGCTTCGCCAGCCGGTCCTGAACCGGCGCCAGCCGGACCACCGCGCCCTCGCGGTCCCCGCGCGCCGCCCGCACCAGCGCCTCCGCCCGGTCCAGCACCGCGAGCACGCTCTCCCGGCCCAGCCGCAGTGCCTGCTCCCGGGTGACCTCCACGACGTCCTGCGCCTCGGCGATCTCCCCGGTCCGCACCAGCGCCTCCGCGAGGTCGCCGTGCCAGCGCCCGCGCGCCGGGTCCGTCACCCCGAGCCCCTGCTCCAGCTCCCGCACCCGGCGCAGCGACCGCACGGTGCCGGGGGCGTCCCCGGCGACCAGCTGCACGTAGCCGAGCGCGGCCAGGGCGCGCGACATGTAGATCTGGTCGCCGTCCTCCTCCGCGTGCTCGGCGGCCTCGCGGGCCAGGGCCAGCGCCCGGTCGACGTCCCCGCCGGACGCCTCCGCGAGGGAGGTGAGCACCGCGGACGCCACCTCGCCGATCCCCGAGTCCCGGGCCAGGCGCATGCTCTCGCGGGCCAGGTCGAGGGCGCGCCCGCAGTGCCCGGAGCGCAGCTCGGTCTCGGCGAGCATCCGCAGGAAGTGCACCTCGCTCTCCACCATGCCGCGCCGCCGCACCTCGCCGATCAGCCGGGTGACCGTGGCGCGGGCCTCGGGCAGCTGGTCGCTCATCAGCAGCCAGCGCAACCGGGTCGAGCCCGCCCCGTTGTGGTGGCAGGCCACCCGCGGGTCCTGCGGCTCCTCCAGCGCGCGCCGGATGGTGGCGGGGGCGTCCGGGTGGCCCATCAGGGTCTCGGCCTGCGCCTGGAAGGCGAGGGCGAGCAGTTCGGTGCGCCGGTCCCCGGCCCGCGCGGCCAGCGCCGCGGCGTGCGCGGCCTCCTCCCGGCCCTCCGCGAAGTCGCCCTCGACGACCAGGCCCCGCCACGCCAGCTGGTAGTGGACGAGGGCGAGCAGTCGCGGGTCGTCGCCCGCGTCGGCGAGCGCCTGCGGGAAGACCGCGTCGACCTCCCCGAGCGCCTGCCCGGCCGCCTCGATCACCACCATCCAGGCCCGCACCCGGTCGGCGGGCACGGTCGCGCGGGACAGCACCTCCCGCGCGATGTCCCGGGCGAGGTCCACCTCACCGGCGGTGATCGCGTCCTCGGCGGCCTGCAACCGCCGCTCGTCGGCGGCCGGCACGGCGTCGGCGGGGGTGTGCCGGGCGGCGAGCAGCCCCAGCGAGGCCGCCGTCGACGGCGCGCCGCGGTCCCGGGCCAGCGCGGCGGCCTCGGCGAGCCGCGCCGCCACCTCCGGGTCGGTGCCGGGGGTGGCCAGCGCCAGGTGCCGGGCCCGTTCGATCGGGTCGGACGCCGCCTCGGACAGCGCGGCGTGCGCGGCCCGCCGCTGGTGCGCGGGCGCCTCCGCGTACAGCGCGGCCGAGATCAGCGGATGCGCGAACCGTACGGCCGGACCCTCCGACTCGGTGGTCAGCAGCCCGAGTTCGGCCGCCCGCGCGGTCTCCGCCTCGGCGTGGTCGCGGCCGGCCGCGTGCAGCAGGGCCAGCGTGGGACGGGCGCCCGCGCTGGCCACGAGGAGGGTGTGCCGGGCCTCGTCGGACAGCATCTCCAGCCGGCTCAGCACCAGGGCCCGCAGCGAGGTCGGCACCGGCAGCGGCTCGCCCGGCCGGGGCGTGGCCGGGTTCTCGGCGAGCGCCCGGCCCAGTTCCAGGGCGAACAGCGGGTTGCCGCCGCTGGTGCGGTGGATGTCGCGCACCGTGGAGCGGGGCAGACCGGTGTAGCCGCGGTGGTCGAGCAGCGCGGAGATCTGGGCGCGGGAGAGCGGGCCGAGGCGCAGCGCGAGGGTGTCGGGCGGGGCGGAGCGCAGCTGCCGGTCGTACTCCTGGCCTTCGGAGCGCATCGCGCACAGCAGCTGGACCGGGGTGTCGCCGAGCCGGCGGGCGGCGAAGCCGAGCAGTTCGGCGCTGGCCGGGTCCAGCCACTGCAGGTCGTCGGCGACGACGAGGACGGGGCCCGCGGCGGCGAGCGCGCGCAGCGCCGACAGCACGGCGAGCCGCAGCGCGAGCCCGTCGCGCTGGAGGGTGGACTCGCCGCGGCCGGTGAGCGCGGACTCCAGCGCGGTGCGCTGGGTCGCGGGCAGCGCGCCGGACACCTCGTCGAGGACCAGGCCGAGCAGATCGGCGAGCGCGAGGAAGGGGAGGTGGGATTCGGACTCGGTGGCGGAGCAGCGCAACACGGTCCGGGCCGTCGCGCCGTATTCCGCGGCCAATGCCCGCAGGACGGTCGACTTTCCTATTCCGGCGGGGCCGTGGAGGAGGACACTGCCACCGCGGTCCAGCTGCTCGCGCGCCGCGGTGAACGGCTCCTCCCTGCCGATGACCAGGTCGGGGCGGCATCTGGCAGGCTCCTGGAAGTCCCGTCGCACGGTCACCGCTCCCCTCCGTGTGTCGTGTCCGGGCCAAATTCTAGGCGGATAGGCAGGGAAATCCGGAGGGGCGAGACGGTGAGGGAAATAACAGCGACGTGCAGGGGGAATTTCCGCCGCGTGGCAATTGCATGACGAACGGCGTGTCGGGAGTGCCCCGAGCGGCGCGGGCACCGCGCCCGGACGGGGCGCGGGGAACTGCGCGAGCGACACGACGAACCCGCAGCCGCCCCACGTCGGAACCCCTGCGGCGCACGGGCCCGAGTCCTCTACGGCAGCACCCCCGCCCGCCGCGCGGCCACCACCGCCTCTCCCCGCGTCCGCGCCCCCAGCTTCCGCATCGCCGAGCGCAGATAACTCTTCACCGTCTCCGGCCGCAGCCCCAGCCGCTGAGCGGCCACCGCGTTGGTCGCCCCGGCCGCCACCCAGACCAGGACGTCCACCTCCCGCGGCGCCAGCCGCACCGCGCCCGGCGCACCGCCCGGGGCGAGCAGGGCGCACGCGACCAGCAGTTCCGCGCGCAGCGCCGGATCGGCGATCCGCGGCGCCAGCGCCCGCAGCGCCGCGTGCGCCTCCCGCATCCGCTCCCGCACGGCCCCCGCCTCCTCGGCCGCCGCGGGCTCCGCCCGCACCGTGTCCAGCAGCCCGCGCGCCTCGTCCCGCGCCACCAGCGCCTGCTCCACGTCCCGCGCCGCCTCCACGGCCGCGTGCAGCGTGCGGTCGCCCAGCGGCTGCGCGGTGCGCAGGGCGCCGTAGAGCACACCCCGCACCCGCCGCCGTACGACCACGGGCACCGCGAGCACCGCGCGCAGCCCCTCGACGGCGACCGGCGCGTCGTACTCGTGACTGATCTGCCGGGAGGCCGAGTAGTCGGCCACGGCGCACGGCCGGCCCAGCGCCACCGCCTTGCCGCCCAGCCCGTTGCCCGAGGTCACCGCGAGTGCGCTGAGCGCCGGGGTGCGGGTCCCGGTCAGCTCGGTGATGCGCATCCACGGCCGCCCCGTCTCCACCAGCCCGCCGAAGGCCACCGGCAGGCCGGTCGCACGGCGCAGCCGCAGCAGCGCGCCCCGTATCTCCGCCGTGTCCGCCGCGTCTGCTCCCACGTGCTCGCCCTTCCCCGGCCGCGTCCCGCGGCGCGCACCCCCGTTAGGGGGTAGTGACATATGCACCACGGATTACACGATGTCCGGGAGCCGCCCGGCAACGGTCCGGACAGAGGGAGAACAGATGACGACGGCGAAGCCGAAGGCGCAGGGGAGCGCGACCGAGGAC includes:
- a CDS encoding helix-turn-helix transcriptional regulator gives rise to the protein MGADAADTAEIRGALLRLRRATGLPVAFGGLVETGRPWMRITELTGTRTPALSALAVTSGNGLGGKAVALGRPCAVADYSASRQISHEYDAPVAVEGLRAVLAVPVVVRRRVRGVLYGALRTAQPLGDRTLHAAVEAARDVEQALVARDEARGLLDTVRAEPAAAEEAGAVRERMREAHAALRALAPRIADPALRAELLVACALLAPGGAPGAVRLAPREVDVLVWVAAGATNAVAAQRLGLRPETVKSYLRSAMRKLGARTRGEAVVAARRAGVLP
- a CDS encoding LuxR family transcriptional regulator; this encodes MTVRRDFQEPARCRPDLVIGREEPFTAAREQLDRGGSVLLHGPAGIGKSTVLRALAAEYGATARTVLRCSATESESHLPFLALADLLGLVLDEVSGALPATQRTALESALTGRGESTLQRDGLALRLAVLSALRALAAAGPVLVVADDLQWLDPASAELLGFAARRLGDTPVQLLCAMRSEGQEYDRQLRSAPPDTLALRLGPLSRAQISALLDHRGYTGLPRSTVRDIHRTSGGNPLFALELGRALAENPATPRPGEPLPVPTSLRALVLSRLEMLSDEARHTLLVASAGARPTLALLHAAGRDHAEAETARAAELGLLTTESEGPAVRFAHPLISAALYAEAPAHQRRAAHAALSEAASDPIERARHLALATPGTDPEVAARLAEAAALARDRGAPSTAASLGLLAARHTPADAVPAADERRLQAAEDAITAGEVDLARDIAREVLSRATVPADRVRAWMVVIEAAGQALGEVDAVFPQALADAGDDPRLLALVHYQLAWRGLVVEGDFAEGREEAAHAAALAARAGDRRTELLALAFQAQAETLMGHPDAPATIRRALEEPQDPRVACHHNGAGSTRLRWLLMSDQLPEARATVTRLIGEVRRRGMVESEVHFLRMLAETELRSGHCGRALDLARESMRLARDSGIGEVASAVLTSLAEASGGDVDRALALAREAAEHAEEDGDQIYMSRALAALGYVQLVAGDAPGTVRSLRRVRELEQGLGVTDPARGRWHGDLAEALVRTGEIAEAQDVVEVTREQALRLGRESVLAVLDRAEALVRAARGDREGAVVRLAPVQDRLAKLGYGLEEARTAFALAELRGTGPGRTAYDEAARLFRRCRALPWLRQVEAAAVSPQPPPAPVPEPVPAAAALEGLASMERQVASLVMEGATNREIAARLFISVKTVEATLTRVYRKLGIRSRVDIVRLAAGRGTG